CGCTGATGTCCGCGGCGTCCTCGGCCGGGATCGGGGTGAACTCCTTGCGGGAGAAGAAGCTCGCGTAGGCCAGACCGGCGAGCGCGGCCACGGCGGAGACCGGCAGACCGATGGCGATGATCATGCCGAGGTTGTCGGTGATGCCGATGTTCTCGGCGGCCGCCAGCGGACCCGGGGTCGGTGGGACCAGGGTGTGCGTGGCGTACAGGCCGGTCATCAGCGCGATGGAGGTGGCCAGGGCGGACACCCCGGTGCGCAGGGTGATCGCCTTGCGCAGCGAGTTCAGGATGACGTACCCGGAGTCGCAGAACACCGGGATGGAGACGATGTAGCCGATGAGCGACATCGTCAGGTTCGGGAACCGGGTGCCGAGAATCCTGATCAGACCCTCGGCCATCGCGATCGCTGCGCCGGAGCGCTCCAGGATCACGCCGATCATCGTGCCGAAGAGGATGACCAGGCCGATGTTGCCCAGCGTGTTGCCGAACGCCGTGGTCACGGTCGGGACGATCTCCGCCAGCGGGAGCCGGTAGAGGAACGCGCCGAGGACGGCGGCGCCCATCAGCGCCAGGAACGGGCTGACTTTCCACCTCGCGGTGACGAGCACGATGCCCGTCACCAGGAGGAGGAGAATGACGAGGTCAAGCACGGGAGTGGTCCTTAAGGGGTGACCGGATCCGGGTCGGGTTCCGGTTGTCCGGGGTGGTGTGCGAGCAGACGACAGCAGTTGAACGCTGCCCAGGTGATGGCGGGGACGGCCTCGTCCCGCATCTGGTCCAGGGTCCGGGGGCCCCGGGCGATGGAGAACGCCGCGGTGATCCCGGAGCGGCGGAGCTCGTCGGGGCCGACCGACACGCTGCCGGCGATCACCACGACGGGCACGTTCTTGGGGGTGAGGCGGCGGACCGCGTCGACGACCTTGCCGCCCAGGGACTGGCTGTCGAAGCTGCCCTCGCCGGTGAGGACGAGGTCGGCGCGGGCGAGCAGCTCCTCCGCGCCCAGGACCTCGGCGACCATCTGTGAACCGGGCAGGACCTCGGCGCCGAGCAGGGCAGTGAGGGTGACGGGCATACCGCCTGCCGCACCCATGCCGGGCACGTCCCGAAGATCGTTGCCGGTGGTCTGCTCCAGGACGTCGGCCAGCCGGTCGAGCCCGGCGTCGAGGACGCGCACGTCCTCGGGGTCGGCGCCCTTCTGCGGGCCGAAGACGGCGGCGGCGCCCTCGGGGCCGACCAGCGGGTTGGTGACGTCACACGCCACCCGCCAGCGCACGGTGCGGGCGCGCGGGTCCAGCCGGTCCAGGTCGAGGGAGGCCAGGTCGCCGAGGCGGCCGCCGCCGTCGGGGAGTTCGGTGCCGTCCGAGGCGAGGAAGCGGGCGCCGAGCGCGCTCAGCATGCCGGTACCGCCGTCGGTGGAGGCCGAACCGCCGATGCACAGCAGGATCTCCGCCACACCCCGGTCGAGGAGCGCGGTGACCAGGGCTCCGACGCCCCGGCTGCTGGCGGTACGGGCCTGGAGGGGGACGTCGGCGACGCCGGGCAGCCCGTTGGCCTCGGCGGCCTCGATGACCCCGGTGGTGCCGTCGGGGGAGATCCCGAAGCGGGCCCGGGTCGGGCGGCCGAGGGCGTCGGTGGTGTCCACCGTGAGCGGTTCGGTGCCCCAGGCACCGAGGAGGGCGTCCAGGGTGCCCTCACCGCCGTCGGCGAAGGGCAGGGTGTCGACGGACACGGGGATGCCCTGGTCGGTGTACGCCTCGCGGGCGCCGTCGGCCATGGCCCTGGCGGCCTCCACGGCGGAGGCGCTCCCCTTGAACGAGTCGGGGATCACCACGACACGGACGGCTGGGGTGGCGTCAACGGTCTCGTCATGTGCGTGCAACTCGGTGGACATGAGCCAGATCATAGAACCCGGTTCGGTGCGTTTCGACGGTGTAGAGCCCAGACTTCCTGCGCTTTTACTCTGGAGGTATGTGCGAAATGCCCAGTGCGGCTTCCGCGTACAGACACATGTGCACCGTGGTCAGGTGATCCGGCCGCCGGATGTCCAGCCCGGTGGCGTTCCGGATGCGGTCCACGCGCTGGAGCAGGGTGTTGCGGTGCACGAACACGGCGTCGGCCGCCTCGCGCATCGAACCGGCCGAGGCCATCGCGGACACGGTCCGGCGCTGCGCCTCGCTGAGCGACGCGGTCCGGGCGGTCATCCGGGTGAGGGTGCGGCGGGGCAGGTGGGCCACGGACACGGCGATCTCGCGCGACCACGGCTCGGCGCGCCCGATCCGGGGGATCAGCCCCGCGTACCGGCACAGCGCCCGGGACTCCTCGGCGTAGGCCATCAGCGCGTCCACGTCGTCGGTGGCGGGGGTGCGCGTGTGGCGGCTGTCCGCGGGCAGGCCCGGGGAGTCCGCCGCGGGCGCCCGGCCGTGCCCGACGATCCACAGCGCGCCGTGCAGGACGGCCGCCCGCCGTGCGCCGTCGCCGTTCACCCTGGCGGCGGCGCTCTCCGCCGTCGGGGGCGGGGCGACCCCGCCGCCGGGTCTCGGGTCGCCCGCCGCCCACAGGGCCAGTGACCACGGCGGCTGGAGCCCGGTTGCGGCCAGCCGGGCCCGGGCGTCGTCCGGGCGGGTCGTCCCCGAGCTCAGCGCCGCCACCAGGTCGCGGGCCTCTGTGTGCCGCCTGCTCGCCGCGTCCTGCTCGTGCTCCTGGGCGATGAGCAGTTGAACGGTGAGCGCGACCACCCGGGCCAGGTCCTCGACCTCCCGGGGGTTGCCGGTGACCCCGACGACCCCGCGCAGCTCGCCGTCGATCATCAGGGGTTCGTTGGCACCGGGCCGGTCGGACGTCCCGGGTTCGGGCACGTTCACCAGCACGCTGCGGCGCTCGGCGATGACCCGCTGGGCT
This DNA window, taken from Nocardiopsis exhalans, encodes the following:
- a CDS encoding glycerate kinase, whose translation is MIWLMSTELHAHDETVDATPAVRVVVIPDSFKGSASAVEAARAMADGAREAYTDQGIPVSVDTLPFADGGEGTLDALLGAWGTEPLTVDTTDALGRPTRARFGISPDGTTGVIEAAEANGLPGVADVPLQARTASSRGVGALVTALLDRGVAEILLCIGGSASTDGGTGMLSALGARFLASDGTELPDGGGRLGDLASLDLDRLDPRARTVRWRVACDVTNPLVGPEGAAAVFGPQKGADPEDVRVLDAGLDRLADVLEQTTGNDLRDVPGMGAAGGMPVTLTALLGAEVLPGSQMVAEVLGAEELLARADLVLTGEGSFDSQSLGGKVVDAVRRLTPKNVPVVVIAGSVSVGPDELRRSGITAAFSIARGPRTLDQMRDEAVPAITWAAFNCCRLLAHHPGQPEPDPDPVTP
- a CDS encoding CdaR family transcriptional regulator; translated protein: MTEDRRRAPLSSELAQRVVDLIAPTISHNINVMDEHGTIIACMEPGRVGSLHHGAQRVIAERRSVLVNVPEPGTSDRPGANEPLMIDGELRGVVGVTGNPREVEDLARVVALTVQLLIAQEHEQDAASRRHTEARDLVAALSSGTTRPDDARARLAATGLQPPWSLALWAAGDPRPGGGVAPPPTAESAAARVNGDGARRAAVLHGALWIVGHGRAPAADSPGLPADSRHTRTPATDDVDALMAYAEESRALCRYAGLIPRIGRAEPWSREIAVSVAHLPRRTLTRMTARTASLSEAQRRTVSAMASAGSMREAADAVFVHRNTLLQRVDRIRNATGLDIRRPDHLTTVHMCLYAEAALGISHIPPE